A segment of the Aptenodytes patagonicus chromosome 3, bAptPat1.pri.cur, whole genome shotgun sequence genome:
atatatatatatatacaccaaatGGTATAACTAGATTCCTAGATACGTTCTGGATGTTGCTGCCTCTGCCATAGCACCATGATATGACACTAGAACATACACTGTAATCACTCCTAAACAGGAGGttctaaaacagaaataaaacacatgcaaGACATCCTCTTCAATCCAAATCATACACAATTAAATTCCATACATCACAGATCCTTCCAGTGTAAGACGACAGACAGTTGCATTAAAGGTGACAGATGATGTCTGTTTAAGACGACTCCAAACAGGGCTGGACATGGATTTTCTTTAAGGAGCACATAACCGTATGAAGATGCCCCACCATACTCCTCAGATTTTAATAATTATGTATGCCAGCTCCAAAGCAAGAGCAGTAAAACCAAGGAAGAGGACAGGTACAGCAAGCCATATGTTTTCCTATGGCAACAGAACAGTGCTACTGCATGTTAACAGACTTTCACTTTTTGTCCTTGGTCACACACTGCCTCAAGCACATGCTTCCTTCGTACCTCTGGAGTATTATTGGACAGTGGCACTTTATCACGGATGGACAGTTAAACATGCTGAAGATTAAGTCTGCAAATAAACGGAGACCGGAAGGAGCCCAGGTAAAGATATCCATTGTGCTCATGTGCCTCACTAACATAAGCTACCGTCACTCCATTGGGATCATGAAAGCTTCTTCTGTAGGATCCTGTCTCACTAAGTTCAACAACAAGGCTATATTTGGGCACAAATTTTGTCACGGTTTCCTGACTCAgcaactaaaagaaaaagaaaaaaagaaaattaacaacaAAAGATTTTGTTCTCCACAATTAGATCTCACTTACACAGTCAAAGACCATTCCACACTCCCTGGAAGAAGCAGCTAAGAACATAAGCACACATTTTGAGTAAACACTATTACACAGGCTTAACACATTAACATCTGAAaaggcaacttaaaaaaaaaaaaaaaaagaccagcagAAGCATACTCTACTCCAGCACTAGGCTGAAAGGATGTCCACGCAGGAGACATCAACTGCGCCAGAACAAGCTGATGTCAAGCAGCAGACATCATGCTCTGCTCCCCACAGCATCAGTTTGTTAAGGCTCCTGCACTGCACCAGGAGAGACACCAGGTTTTACAGGGACAGCACAGAGTTTGTTTAGCTGAAATGGCACTTCCATCCTAAACACtgcttgttgatttttttttttttttgagaacggAAGTATTTTCAAGTCTTTGTATTGTTTAAAAAGCACCATGCTGTTTCTTTAGCATCAGATATCCCTTACAAAATACATTATTCTTGCTCATCTTCATCCTAAAGGGGGTGTGACATAACAACAGGCATACTGAGTCAGAACAAAGTGTCACCTAGCAGCATACATAACATACACACTGTCGCCTAGGATGCCTAGGGTAGTCATTAGAACAGGTCAGACTTCCCAATGCTTTCTGGGCACCTGGCAGTAAGTAGTTTAGGCACTTTGGGTACAAAGGTGAAGTCTTCACATATCCAAATGTAGATCCTGTGTTGCTGCATGGCTAGGGCAGAGACagtctatttttctttcctgagatCAAGATGGAAGGCAACTTAAGAGATGTGCATCTGCTACTCAGAGAAGCAAATGTTAGTTTTACTACCTATGAATATATAAGGACTGTTCTATCTGGGGACAACCACAACAGTTTTAACCatggcactaaaaaaaaaattttaaaatcttcctgtgaagaggaagaaacagcacAAACAAATATTTATCactaaggtgatttttttttaaaattctgtttatttatttattttttttaccttaaataTCATCCTTTTAATCCATGGTTTTTCAGACAAGAAATCCAACAAAGAAAATCCAGGATTGGGCCGGACAGCTGACATAGCTACCCAATATCCTCCAGAGCTGCTTAACCTGATATTATCTGGAAGACCAGGCATATTCTCAACAAACATATCTGCTCCACCTTTCATCAGCCCAGACACATAATACCTGAAAGTTATAGATAGTAGAATTAGGACATTTTAACTCAAGCAGTCTAAGTAATAAATAAAAGTCCCAAAAGGaattcatttagaaaaataaaaagaatttattttttgccttattttgGTACAGGGAAATACAGCACAGCCACATTCCTCTCCCCAGAAAAAGTCAGCTTACTCCACTATGCTCAAGGAGCCCATGATGGAAAGATTATGCAGTCCAGATGtttacagtgaaagaaaaaattaagtattgAGGAAGGCCACCTTCTTTGCCATTTATAACTAGGCATGAACAGAGTGTAGGGTTTCCTTTGTCATTCACCTCATTTATTTAAACAATCTCTGAACAAAGAGTAGTAGTAATTTCAGCAAAGTCATACTCACCTCCTGATTCTAGCCATGGTTGTCTCCTGCACCAGGACAAAGTCTTCCGCCAGAGAGAGCTGTACACCATTGGGGAACCTCAGCCCCACCATTAAGACTTTCACTTCTTTTGTTACTGTGTCATATTCAAGCAGgctaaaaagaaagcattatatATGGTTTTGAGtgaagacaaatatttattcatCCTGGTTTCATTCTCCAAGCATTCTATCTTCTCTCACATGCACTTCACCTAAGTTAAAAAGGCAGAATAGCCAGGAAGCATTTGTTTATGAACACAGGAGCAATACTAAGTCACTTGAGATCGGCAGCATTCATGAAGGATTTAGGTTGAACGTAATGCTAACACCTTCCCTTTTAAAATAGATGTTCCATGCAAGTCCtcttgaaggaaaaggaggaatctCAATTTATTTCGCTGCAGGTCTCATTAGCAACATCCACACATTCTCTCACCCTCTCCTGGGCAGTGCAGTGTTTGCACAGGTggtttataaagagaaaaaacttGAAGACCAAGGAAGTAGTGAAGTCCCTTCCTACAGCTGAGCTTACAATAAGTTAAATGCCTTGGGGAAGAGATACTTGCCGCCCATCATCTGTGCCTTCCATAATCAAGAATAAATAGTCTCGTCTTTGCCATTTGCTACTGGAGTCAGTGAAGTAGATTTTCCTCCCATCCCGGGTCACTGTAAGATCATTCACAAATGACAACTTCTGACCTTCAATTAGTGTTTTGGTTGACACAAGCATTTTTGTTTCACCTGGttacaaaaagaaggaaaagaaaaaaaaaaaaaaagacacacaagaCAAGCTTTTGCATGCCCTGCCTTGGAAAGGAGTTAAATACTAACATGAAATTAGTAGGCACTTCACATTTCTTCCATTCGTGCCTCTGTTAAGTAATAAGGTTTTGGGTTGTAATGGAACAACTTAACACCAAACGTGAATGACCAGGAGAAAATACTCTTCGGAAAAACTGAAACAGTAGATGATGTTCCCTATTGGTAAGTGCCAGACTTTTCACGTTTCTGAAGCTCTATGAAACTAAGTGCAAACTCAGGTCCCAACCTTGTAGAAGGATGCAGGCAAGCCAATCACTACTCCCTCTTTCCCCATAAATCTGTAGGAACAAAGAATAGTACTTTCTAAACATTAAAACATCAGCAGGTTCACTAAACTGCTCTGCCACAGTCAGCTCTGCCACATATTACTAGGCAAATTATTAAGGTCAAATCTCTAAAAATTAACCAAAATCTATCGAAGTAATCTTTGGGCACGGGgattgggtttgtttgtttgcttgtttttgtcaTGACTGAGCTAATAGAGCAGCTGTCTGCCATCAAAAGGCGAGACCTTGATCATACCCTCCCAGAGCCACACAGTGTGAACCCTTTGGTTACATCTCACCTAGCATTTGGCtagcctccctctccccacctgaAGCCAATTTGGAGATGTAAACTGTCAGAAAATCAACCCTACACAAAAGCAACTATCACTTTTTGACAGCACAGCTCCTAAAACTGGGATCTGGCTCAGGGACTTACAACAAAGGGCACAATGCAACAGTGCCTTTCTCAGCAGGAACAAGCCACTTGATCTACAGCCGCACCAAACATGACAAGAAGTTTAtgtaacagcaatattttttttttccctttatgaaaACTGAAACAGCTACACAGAGCTTTATTCATGCATCCTGAGGTACCAATTTTGATAATCAAAAGCGTATGTCACCAGAAGGTAAGCCACTAGTAACTCTGATCCAGGCAGACAGATATAGAGAGGAAGTGATtgctacaagaaaataaatatcaagtTCTTGCATGGCATATTTCATCCAGACAGCTCCAAACCAGTTTAAAAGAAGGCAGGCATTGTTTTGCCTGCAGTGTCTGGCAAAACTGCAAATGAAGCCCAGATTTGTCAGTGGAAGAGAACTTCTGAGTAGAAAAGTCATACCTGTACCAGGATTAACTTCATAGAGTCCATAATAAGCATCTGCCACAAAAAGGGTGTTATTTGGCCCCACTCTGATGCCAAGTGGTCTTCCACACGTTGGCTCATCTTCACGGGTTCCTTaggaaacaattttaaaatggttttccAAATAGAAATAACTACAACACATTCAGGCTACCTACATAGGTCAAACTGTAGCTTAACAAAACTCTATGGCCAGCACCACACACATTCATTAAAGAAATGAACTTACTTTCCTAGGTGTGAGTGAAACAGATATCCCCATGTTTTCACCAGTCTAGAGATAATCATATAATTTGCCAGGCTGGTAGCTAGCTAACAGCTGCCCTGAGTAGGGCTTAATGTCAGAGAACTGGATTTAACTAAATGCTTCTTCTCAGAAAGAATCAGTTTTACTgcgtgtttctttttctttttttaaatttaaaaaaaaaaaatacacatcttggaactttctttttctggaaaggtCCAACGCTGTCATGAAACAGCCGGTTACTCAAGACACAGACACTGAAGACTTCTataggaggaggaaggggaataCTGCAAATCTGAAAAATTTGTCTACTTGAGTCCTGAAGAACTAAGAACTTCAGAACACCTGTAGTTTGAAAGATTAGCAAGAGAAACTTCTGGAGAAGGTAGTCAGCTACAGCCTTTCCACTTCCCTCCCCAACTCAAGGAGGGCAAGACGGAAGTCTAGGCTCCCCACTACCTCTTTGGCCCCAAACAAATAGGGCAGCGTAATCTTCCCACATCTCCCAAGCTGTACAAGTCCAATGGAAATGAGCAGTGGAAAGGTGATTCTTCATATCCATCCCAACCCACATTTATGCctaagcagcagctggaagtcCAGCTTCCTATCAGCTGGCAGCAGACTTCGTTGGCTGTCAGCACCAAGGCTGTCCTACCTGTTAGGCAGCCAAGAGACTGCTTCCAAATCAGTCCAGAGCCTAATCATGTGAACATCCACGTAAAATTAGTTGAAGTGATGAACATGTCAATGTGAGCTACATAAAGACAGCAACAGTTCCTGCCCATAATTTCTGTCTAACTGACAACCAGCGCAGGGCTGCAGAACCTCATGTAAGCTTCTACATCATTGCCGCAAACAAAATCACCCACAGTCCCAACAAACACCAGCCAAGCTTCTCAGACTGTCCAGGCAGTACTGAGATGGCCAACATTAAGCTTCCCCATAGAAATGGTTCTGTTAATAAACAAGCCGCTACCGGTTTTTCTCACTCAGTTCCAGAAATCTCACTAAATGAAGCAAATAAGTGGGTCAGAAACTGTGGAATTCAACAAGAAACAACTGCAATTTAGCAGTGAGAAAACAGACTTATGACCAATGGAAGACCTCTGCTAAAGCAGGTGCAGCCACCACAACCTCCCACTGTACTTACAAACAGAGGAAGGGAAATTAGTACAACAAAATGCAAGGCAAAATTCTGTAGATGGGGAAGGtgatatttgttttcaaaaatctcTAAATAACTTGATCTTTCCCACTCACACATTATCTCAGAGTTCATTCACTCAAACTTGTTTAGGAGTCCTCAGTTTTTATGGGGTGGCCCTTCACCTCAGAATCTTGCTGACTTCAGCTTCCATAAATATTAGGCCAGGTTGCTgcccatttttttcttgtttaggaTACATGCTTTTTCTAGATGGACTAACAGGAAAAGGAATGTTATTTGTGATGCACTTCAACCTTGTCTTCCTCCCAGTGTTAAGATGCAGGATCTTCTACCAACAAGCCATCCATGCTGCAGCCTTACTAGAGTGCAGGCCTTGTAGTCATGACATAGAAAACCCACATTCCTAAATTTTACTGCTGGGAACAGTGTCCTTTGTTATCAAGAGCACCCATTCCCTTTCTTTTGGCCCTTCGTTCTGCTATTCCTTCCAGTGCTTATATACATATTTCCACTCATACTTCATtcatacaaatatattaatatttctgttacaaatctcTACAGAGAAAGATATGCACTTGCATGAGCAATCCAGACAGAACACCAGTTTAACCAACACAAGCCGTGACCCAGACATTTTCAGGTACACTATGTTCAGGAGCTGTCACTCACCACAAGGACCATGGCCAATTCTGGCTATTGTTTGTATTTCCCCATCTTCTATTTTGATAATCTTCCCATCAGCTGTCCCAGTAAAGAGCACATCTGCAAAAACAACTGGTGTGATTAGCTTGATCACAAAACTGTAGTGGCAAACATCCTTCTACGTGATCCTTCTACTAGCATGAAGTAGAATTCATGTTTAAGATACAGTGAAGTAACAGCTGTCTTCAGTCATAGCAAAAGAataaagagggaagaggaaagatgaAGGCAAATAAGAGCATTTGGTTAGATTTCTTCCAActcaaaaagaagaggaaggatttAAGTCTTAGGAGTTATAAATATGGGATATGAAGCTTTTCACCCATAAGTGGTCCAAATTCTTGGTTAAAGGTAGATGTAACAACTTAATGGCTAGTCATTGGATTGATCCCTCTAGGCAAATTGCTACATCATCATAAAATGCGATCAGGCACTGCATCCATCTTACCACTCTTCAATGAGAGACTGACTAGATAAAAACATCTCATTCTGATACAGTACACATAGGCTGCTGGACACCTGCCAATGCTCATATTGTATCAGTTCTGGAGAAGAATTACAAAAACCATAGCAATTGAACAACCACCCAAATCAAAAGCATTGCCAAATTACTGTGTTCATGCCAAGCCACGTGATAGCATAAGACAGACTCACTGAATACAAACAACATACAAACTTTTCCATAGAACCAAATTAAATGAAAGACCGTTGGATTAGTACAGCCCATTGCTTGGACTTTTCCATCTCCAATTTAACTGAAGTTTTAAGTTTGCTAATTACACTTTTAAAAGGGAATAAGACGACTTCAACATTTATTCATACGAAACTTATTTCCAGTCAGGTTGATTATTTCACCCATAGGTCAGTTGTCCCTTGCAGGAAGGTTTCCTTAAAGAGTTTCCAATGAGATTGATGAAACTAGGTAACAGAAAAGAATCAGCGGCTTCAGGTAATCACTTTAGCACATTGTTAACAGAGATAGGTAGAAAAAGCATAATCTGAGGAAGGAATTTACAGTAGTTTCTTGCtgggtaaaataattttttaaaatattttactaatttattAGAAGATatagcagaaggaaaataaattatatagcTACTGAGCACCTCTGGAACTGAAGAATGTTTCAGTAAGGGCCTTGCTTGCAACTCCCACACCCTTTCCTTCTCACATTAAAACAGTCAAGGACTCATGTCAAGAGTAGTTTCTAGCCTTACCCCGCTTCAGGAGGCACAGGGAACAACCCCTGCACAAAGCTGATTTCCTACTAAGTGGCTGTCATGCCATTACAAGTCTAGCCACCTCATTAAGAAGCTGCTCAGAGGTGGCATGGGTTTGTGATTTGGGGAGAACACACGTGCCATAAGAGAGAAGTATAGGATGGCACCTGTAATGCATGCAACAGCACTAAAATGTAAATATGCTATTTAtcaatttgagattttttttctgtcatataaGCAAAAATTAACACCACAAAACTCAGTTCCCTCAGAGGCAATGAGCATTAAAAGAGTAGGTAGTGCCCTGTAAATATTAATTCCCAGTTAAGAGCTAGCCAAATGAAAAATGGGACCGCTTCCTCCTAATGTAAGTAGCCCCTCACTACATTGCTGATGCTTTCAGTCCTGGAAGACAGGGATTTTTAATCTGGCAACAAGATTTATTTTATactggggaaagaggagaaaagcagtATATAGCAGCCGGGCTTTGCTGCgtaacacaattatttttttaaaaacctgcataTTCAAAATAACTTCCAGAGTTTGTTTTCCAACAGCTTTATTGCTGAACAAACCCTTATCAATGGAGCAACATTTAAAGACCCTTCTTTAAAAGCTTGTATTGTCAGTGCTTACCCCCAATATTGACAATGGACTCTGGTCCGACCAGCTGATTTTCCCATAACCGCTCAGCTTTTCGTAACTTGATATTGGGCTCTAGCACACCTGTCAGGAGGGGAGGTTCCTTCAAACTGCAAAACAGAACACAGACCTCATGATCCTTTGCGCAAATCTGCAAACACTCTTGAGCAACATATTGGatcatttttttcctagtttgccAACTCCTGCAAACCTGACCTATGCTTTACATACAGcatatttcaaaaaagaaaacatagctgACAAGCTGAAAAATTGACTCTTGTTCATCAGCGATCATAATTTTCTGGTTCTGCTGATCAGAAAAGTTGCAGTTATGTGTTCCTAAGACGTATCTGGAAATCTATACGGCTTCAAGTCCAACAACACATTCCCAGTTCATCTATCTTACACAAAGGCAAAGGATTTCTGCATTGCCACAACACAAAAGAATAACTGCTTTCTTACTCAGCTGAATGAGTTGTTCCTACCAGAATATTTTTCCTAAGTAGATACATGCAAATTCCTAAgcaaaaaggttttaaaatttaaaagcctgGCATTTTACAATACACCGAGATCTGACACTGTATAGCATTTTCAtcatggagaaaaaataatttttaattactaaTTAGCATACAACTAGGGAAAAAAGTGTTCCAGTAGTTTGAGCACTAGGACACACATGCTTTCATACCATATTGAAACATATATTCTCGTTCATGACTTGAATGCATTCCCATAGAGAAAGACCAACTCAAAGGAGTAAGTTGCACATAAACTGAAATctcaaaatgacaaaataaggTCCGATCTTCCAAGCCCTTATTCACATAAATAGCCAGGTTCAAGACAACTGGAGTTCCAACAAACAAGAGAGATACAGAGAAGGGAAGTAGTAAGATGCCTATACAGCTTCAACTTAAATACCAGGCTCCAAAGCACTGTGCTTCAAAACCAGCCTTAACTGTGCTAACAAACTCAAATATGTTTAAGAACCGAAGAGACTGAAAAGCACACACATAAGCCACCTCAGTCTCCATGAGCTAAGGATTTAAAGTTATTACTAAAAGCTGCGTACATGCCCAAGCTCATTAGGTGTTCATTCACAAGAATATGCTAAAGCTCCCTAGGCcaagttttgaaagaatttttcaatcttttttttttttttcctaagtaactCCTTATATGACCATAAGCAAATGCCTTCCACCTGTAGAATCTTAAAAAGATGAGGTTTGACTCCAAAACTTGCCCAGATTCACAGGATCCAGGACCTATTTGTCACCAACCACATTGCAACTCTACTGCTCATATGGTGAAAATCACTACAATTTCTAGAGCCTCAGTGactggggggg
Coding sequences within it:
- the APMAP gene encoding adipocyte plasma membrane-associated protein — its product is MNEAEGLRQRRPFRPQVITEDSPAQEAKEGSTYSSKVFRVTFLTLAASLTVPLLGVTVLLDCPIDPQPISLKEPPLLTGVLEPNIKLRKAERLWENQLVGPESIVNIGDVLFTGTADGKIIKIEDGEIQTIARIGHGPCGTREDEPTCGRPLGIRVGPNNTLFVADAYYGLYEVNPGTGETKMLVSTKTLIEGQKLSFVNDLTVTRDGRKIYFTDSSSKWQRRDYLFLIMEGTDDGRLLEYDTVTKEVKVLMVGLRFPNGVQLSLAEDFVLVQETTMARIRRYYVSGLMKGGADMFVENMPGLPDNIRLSSSGGYWVAMSAVRPNPGFSLLDFLSEKPWIKRMIFKLLSQETVTKFVPKYSLVVELSETGSYRRSFHDPNGVTVAYVSEAHEHNGYLYLGSFRSPFICRLNLQHV